The following proteins come from a genomic window of Anopheles ziemanni chromosome 3, idAnoZiCoDA_A2_x.2, whole genome shotgun sequence:
- the LOC131286505 gene encoding kinesin-like protein Klp98A, producing the protein MASLKVAVRVRPFNQREHELGAKLIVQMDGKKTRLLKPKLGTGNGVRGDLASRAALDPSNDFTFDHSYWSVDERDPHFTHQETVFDDLGTEIVDCAFQGYNACVFAYGQTGSGKTFTMMGTAEAQGLIPRICRSLFARMKLGQEEGTGFKTQCSYLEIYNERVKDLLGPSNAGHGLRVREHRTLGPYVENLSQHPVSDYAEIQNCMIQGNIQRTTASTNMNDTSSRSHAIFTITFVQARYLNDLPSETVSKIHLVDLAGSERANATGATGQRLKEGAHINKSLVTLGSVISALAEQTNPTNNKRVLYIPYRDSILTWLLKDSLGGNSKTIMIAAISPADVNYSETLSTLRYANRAKNIINKPTVNEDPNVKLIRELRDEIYKLKLMLSSDSGAALEPSLKVLEDLQKKEAQEKVLTEEWAEKWREAQSILREQRSLGLRKSGVGVVLDSEMPHLIGIHDDVSTGVTLYSLKEGETTIGTDEAPDPPDISLNGIGIAPEHCRIVLSNGNATIYPNPNATCLLNACMIEVPTAISQGDILLLGRTNMFRYNNPAEAAKMRLDNSHQQRSSRIDLSRLSLIAASRENLSASFLSDDDGTSANPFAGFSSPQNALRFRQYTPSREDAELQDEHRKILQTIENALRQLNLERTRMHEQFKNKIKLCTDELERLESTKRDRLMILDGRISELMARKEMVLWEKSNEKTQVDILVRQLSALQTQLDTKKRDFYEYVARELQELQDCGRLDEASIELIRTTPQTEDYSEILLQISRSLDNYSQQYIREFVRRNRDEINKYETELTEKEQLLAESTQKIADLDQKIHELEQQNRELLQQRTQQELDQIQQIKLSMTLNLAHTSGESNGTNTAEGTNQLSTGSHALETCDTFHTANSDCSFVSALNTPALGSLNHLIPTPSSTEDGAESDAADRDFEEATSNGGGLHEELHGGTGVGGGMSDSGVSFETNKATDIGATVLPEGGPDDCAGGTAKLLFQSDDHCLLLATSSTPNSKYGGKKMPTTTTVIVTDGNGLVKAQPPRARRKSSDSEEEEEALGNESSVGSIASNRLKVSIVNNRNSLKSNGLRKTEIFDIRHGIHPLRIGSEGSSRSGGTTEDSHEEEDGEGGEDKEGGRRSRGSSIDNSSITSSTADLILSEMNSLRESIASKKAEIMKILETNGDKRLLDAKISVLQGLQKRVVQLEIKIQDVEKSCLSDGEQQLDSMRDFPGSFTDSDDSRVGGNSCIYPGYVSRDQSSIYAPSVTRSMPSIEGTYRSDHLINIPTYIIRGAGKQTHYEYEVKINLPDERWTLLRRYSRFRELHLAMKKLYGDKIATIPFPRRELFASNTESVAKARRRQLETYLRRLLVVCAKIPHCPIYEGEGRPGLTKQTLIVFHSFFKKGLFETGKHGTG; encoded by the exons ATGGCATCGTTGAAGGTTGCCGTGCGGGTTCGACCCTTCAATCAGAG GGAACATGAACTCGGCGCAAAGCTCATCGTGCAGATGGACGGCAAGAAGACGCGGCTGCTCAAACCGAAGCTGGGCACGGGCAACGGGGTCCGGGGTGACTTGGCCTCGCGGGCAGCGTTGGACCCATCGAATGACTTCACGTTCGATCACTCGTACTGGTCGGTCGACGAACGGGATCCCCACTTTACGCACCAGGAGACGGTCTTCGACGATCTCGGGACGGAGATTGTGGACTGTGCCTTCCAGGGGTACAACGCGTGCGTGTTTGCGTACGGCCAGACGGGCAGTGGGAAGACGTTTACGATGATGGGTACGGCCGAGGCGCAGGGACTGATACCGCGCATCTGCCGCTCGCTCTTCGCCCGGATGAAGCTCGGCCAGGAGGAGGGTACGGGCTTCAAGACGCAGTGCTCGTACCTGGAGATCTACAACGAGCGCGTGAAGGATCTGCTCGGACCGAGCAATGCTGGCCATGGGCTGCGGGTGCGCGAACATCGGACGCTCGGTCCGTACGTGGAGAACCTTTCGCAGCATCCGGTGTCGGACTACGCGGAGATACAGAACTGTATGATCCAGGGGAACATCCAGCGGACGACGGCCAGTACGAACATGAACGATACGAGCAGCCGAAGCCACGCCATCTTTACGATTACGTTCGTGCAGGCGCGCTACTTGAATGACCTACCGAGCGAGACGGTGTCGAAGATCCACCTGGTCGATCTGGCCGGGAGTGAGCGGGCCAATGCAACCGGTGCCACCGGGCAGCGGTTGAAGGAGGGCGCCCACATAAACAAGTCGCTGGTGACGCTCGGTAGCGTGATTTCCGCGTTGGCCGAGCAAACCAACCCGACCAACAACAAACGCGTCCTGTACATACCGTACCGTGACTCCATCCTCACCTGGCTGCTGAAGGACAGCCTTGGGGGCAACAGCAAAACGATCATGATTGCGGCCATCTCGCCAGCGGACGTCAACTACAGCGAAACACTCAGCACGCTGCGGTACGCGAACCGGGCCAAGAACATCATCAACAAGCCGACGGTCAACGAGGACCCGAACGTGAAGCTGATCCGCGAACTGCGGGACGAAATCTACAAGCTCAAGCTGATGCTGTCCAGCGACAGTGGGGCCGCTCTAGAACCATCGCTCAAGGTGCTGGAGGACCTGCAGAAGAAGGAAGCCCAGGAGAAGGTGCTGACCGAGGAGTGGGCGGAAAAGTGGCGCGAGGCGCAGTCGATTTTGCGCGAACAGCGTTCGCTGGGGTTGCGCAAGTCGGGCGTTGGTGTCGTGCTGGACTCCGAGATGCCCCATCTGATCGGCATCCATGACGACGTGAGCACCGGCGTGACGCTGTACAGTTTGAAGGAGGGCGAAACGACGATCGGTACGGACGAGGCACCCGATCCGCCGGATATCTCGCTGAACGGGATCGGTATCGCACCCGAACACTGTCGCATCGTGCTGTCGAACGGGAACGCCACGATCTACCCGAATCCCAATGCGACCTGCCTGTTGAACGCTTGCATGATCGAGGTCCCGACGGCGATCAGCCAGGGTGACATTCTGTTGCTCGGGCGGACCAACATGTTCCGCTACAACAACCCGGCTGAGGCGGCCAAAATGCGGCTGGACAATAGCCACCAGCAGCGTTCATCTCGGATCGACCTGTCACGCCTCTCGCTCATTGCCGCTTCGCGCGAGAACCTTTCCGCCAGCTTCCTTAGCGACGACGACGGTACATCGGCGAATCCGTTCGCCGGATTTTCGTCGCCCCAGAACGCCCTACGGTTCCGGCAGTACACCCCGAGCCGGGAGGATGCGGAGCTGCAGGACGAACACCGGAAGATCCTGCAGACGATCGAGAACGCCCTCCGGCAGCTGAACCTCGAGCGGACGCGCATGCACGAGCAGTTCAAGAACAAGATCAAACTGTGCACCGACGAGCTGGAGCGGCTGGAGAGCACCAAGCGGGACCGGCTCATGATACTAGACGGGCGTATCAGTGAGCTGATGGCGCGCAAAGAAATGGTCCTCTGGGAGAAGAGCAATGAGAAGACGCAA GTAGACATTCTGGTGCGACAGTTGTCCGCCTTGCAAACGCAGCTCGATACGAAAAAGCGCGACTTCTATGAGTACGTCGCAAGGGAACTACAGGAGCTGCAGGACTGTGGCCGTCTGGATGAG GCAAGCATCGAGCTGATCCGAACTACCCCTCAGACGGAAGATTATTCGGAAATATTGCTGCAAATATCGCGCTCGCTGGACAACTACTCGCAGCAGTACATTCGAGAGTTTGTGCGACGCAAC CGCGACGAAATCAACAAGTACGAAACGGAGCTCACCGAAAAGGAGCAGCTACTGGCGGAGAGTACGCAAAAGATTGCCGATTTGGATCAGAAGATTCACGAACTGGAACAGCAAAATCGGGAACTTTTGCAGCAGCGTACGCAGCAGGAGCTTGATCAGATTCAGCAGATAAAGCTTTC GATGACACTGAATCTTGCACACACGAGTGGTGAAAGCAACGGGACGAACACGGCCGAGGGGACCAATCAATTATCCACCGGGAGCCATGCGCTAGAAACCTGTGATACGTTCCATACGGCCAACTCGGACTGTTCGTTCGTGTCCGCGCTCAACACACCGGCTCTTGGTTCGCTGAATCATCTCATACCAACACCCAGCTCGACCGAGGATGGGGCCGAATCAGATGCAGCCGATCGGGACTTTGAGGAGGCTACCTCCAATGGCGGGGGTCTGCACGAGGAGCTGCACGGTGGCACAGGGGTTGGCGGTGGAATGAGTGACAGTGGCGTTAGCTTTGAAACGAATAAAGCTACCGACATCGGTGCGACGGTGCTACCGGAGGGGGGACCGGACGATTGTGCCGGTGGTACGGCAAAACTGCTGTTCCAATCGGACGATCATTGCCTGCTGCTGGCCACCTCTTCCACGCCGAACTCAAAGTACGGTGGCAAGAAGATGCCCACCACGACCACGGTAATCGTGACGGATGGGAATGGGCTCGTGAAGGCGCAGCCTCCCCGGGCGCGTCGAAAGTCGTCCGattcggaggaggaggaggaagcgcTTGGCAACGAATCGTCCGTGGGCTCGATCGCCTCGAACCGGCTTAAAGTATCGATCGTCAATAACCGGAATAGCCTCAAGAGTAACGGCTTGCGGAAAACGGAAATCTTTGACATTCGACACGGGATCCATCCGCTGCGGATCGGTAGCGAAGGAAGCAGCCGAAGTGGGGGCACCACCGAAGACAGCCACGAAGAGGAGGACGGCGAGGGCGGGGAGGACAAGGAGGGGGGCCGCCGATCACGTGGATCATCAATCGACAACAGCTCGATCACGTCGTCGACGGCGGATCTGATCCTCAGTGAGATGAACAGTCTGCGCGAAAGCATCGCGAGCAAAAAGGCGGAGATAATGAAGATCCTCGAAACGAACGGCGACAAGCGATTGCTGGATGCGAAGATCAGCGTACTGCAGGGTCTACAGAAGCGCGTTGTGCAGCTGGAGATCAAGATCCAGGACGTGGAGAAGAGCTGCTTGTCGGACGGAGAGCAGCAGCTGGATTCGATGCGGGACTTTCCCGGCAGCTTCACCGACAGTGACGACAGCCGAGTCGGTGGGAACTCGTGCATCTACCCAGGATACGTGTCACGGGATCAGTCCAGTATCTATGCGCCGAGCGTCACCCGATCGATGCCTTCCATTGAAGGGACTTATC GGTCGGATCACCTTATCAACATACCTACGTACATCATACGCGGTGCCGGAAAGCAAACGCACTACGAGTACGAGGTGAAAATCAACCTTCCGGATGAACGGTGGACCCTGCTGCGGCGCTACAGCCGCTTCCGGGAGCTTCATCTGGCCATGAAAAAGCTGTACGGCGATAAG ATTGCCACCATACCGTTTCCGCGGCGTGAGCTATTTGCCTCCAACACGGAATCCGTAGCGAAAGCGCGCCGTCGCCAGCTGGAAACCTACCTGCGCCGCCTGCTGGTCGTCTGTGCCAAAATCCCGCACTGTCCCATCTACGAGGGCGAAGGCCGTCCGGGGCTCACAAAGCAAACGCTCATCGTTTTCCATTCGTTCTTCAAGAAGGGTTTGTTTGAAACCGGCAAGCACGGTACGGGATAG
- the LOC131287706 gene encoding peroxisomal multifunctional enzyme type 2-like, with translation MTLKSDAVFERIAKRLETIDPNNRQVQQIYKFRIQQNGTVVKSWVLDLKAVKLTESDGPAEATLTMEDDIMFALGTGAMPAKEALAQDKLDVEGQVELIFLLEPFIASLKN, from the coding sequence ATGACCCTCAAGTCCGACGCCGTCTTTGAGCGCATCGCCAAGCGCCTGGAGACGATCGACCCGAACAACCGCCAGGTGCAGCAGATCTACAAGTTCCGCATCCAGCAGAACGGCACCGTCGTCAAGTCGTGGGTGCTGGACCTGAAGGCGGTCAAGCTGACCGAGTCGGACGGCCCGGCGGAGGCGACCCTCACCATGGAGGATGACATCATGTTCGCCCTCGGTACCGGCGCCATGCCGGCGAAGGAAGCCCTCGCCCAGGACAAGCTGGACGTGGAGGGACAGGTCGAGCTGATCTTCCTGCTGGAGCCCTTCATTGCCTCGCTGAAGAACTAA